Proteins from a genomic interval of Plasmodium reichenowi strain SY57 chromosome 13, whole genome shotgun sequence:
- a CDS encoding 20 kDa chaperonin: MKIIFLINIVILFLTNVLTKKHVISNTLNFINVNPKQFNNSTKRLKATEYKIDNKVIRGPLTPLNEYILIQKDEACDTTDSGVFIGDTLKKNQYIGKVLSVGAGAINTKNGERIPIDIQVGDVVIFNPNDGNKVKYNDKECLLISNEEVLGKINDSNEINPLNITPLYDRVLIKLINPNVNSDSLIIIPESKNNDKVTDGQVVAIGNGIYDENNQKVPIDLRIDDYIKFSPFSNESCEFTYQNAKYTFVKARYVMAKY, from the exons atgaaaattatatttcttataaatattgtaatattatttttaactaatgtattaacaaaaaaacaCGTGATAAGTAATACACTA aattttataaatgttaATCCTAAACaatttaataatagtaCAAAAAGATTAAAAGCTACAG aatataaaattgaTAATAAAGTAATTAGAGGTCCTCTCACACCTTtgaatgaatatattttaattcaAAAGGATGAGGCCTGTGACACGACCGACAGCGGAGTGTTTATTGGAGATACT ttaaaaaaaaatcaataTATTGGAAAAGTCTTAAGTGTCGGAGCTGGTGCaattaatacaaaaaatgG tGAAAGAATACCTATAGACATTCAAGTTGGTGATGTTGTCATTTTTAACCCGAACGATGGGAATAAG GTAAAATACAATGACAAGGAGTGCTTATTAATATCAAACGAAGAGGTATTAGGGAAAATAAACGATTCAAATGAAATTAATCCATTGAATATTACACCTTTATATGACCGTGtgttaataaaattgaTAAATCCGAACGTTAATTCGGACTCCTTAATAATTATACCAGaatcaaaaaataatgataaagTAACAGATGGACAAGTTGTAGCAATAGGTAATGGaatatatgatgaaaataatcAAAAGGTACCTATAGATTTAAGAATAGatgattatattaaattttcaCCTTTTTCAAATGAAAGTTGTGAATTTACATACCAGAACGctaaatatacatttgtAAAGGCTAGATATGTCATGGCCAAATATTAA
- a CDS encoding hypothetical protein (conserved Plasmodium protein, unknown function) has product MRRKDKTNTCFYCLNIIKERCTYINNLWRTYKMCISCKNNLKSCICCEKKIMNNKNISSLTSCCGSSREKLCEECRSIPLICCNKNVVNIIGDILCFLDLYLHINISEEFITFQNIYTFNKIQYNEKNHIYTFQLNHMKYNKIERSTYITLNHREKNNRKEEKKMGNMKYNINNKRKKKRTNFYLMHKNEESQIKDNVTISPKIKTKIKIKNVKKVHKVEQTNQTNHINHIKHINKSDKININNITTNNNQRKYFSSFFKSFKSLYTKKRNNIYISNTDKNILIPSMNIIEAEKNEIIQSDNINNVNNIQETFFINNNIKTNTEIREKTNKEIMNKTNKEIMNKTNKEIMNKTNKEISEKTNKEIREETNKEIMNKTNKEIMNKTNISKQTNISSNNNQTYDTFNNNIPIHNTSRISRFYTNTSAAFFDYIKKIRKQQQKYKKNIKRNKKDKNNKKIETKKKKRKFIFYENILLSIYEKKKEQKIKDNEKNNLPNKRNMDKYKLNLVLYFMDKQDFNGVYRRLLHNELIYCDIIYLNYILKKKCLNKYGNDKCNDYIYNNDIYSNNTHSSNTHSSNTHSNNTHSSNTHSNNTHSSNTHSSNTHSSNTHNSNIYNNYIYNYNTYDDNICEKMVSSCGCVTVSGKKLFKLHEQNKRIHNYKYKNINLKYLNISNENIKLIDNVSLTSVIPKISFYFYLAHELMHGYIWLTKMERSHNYKHIYMIVEKLYNNNYFEVQNEMHYNDYHNNNSSFYISRELEEALCIYVSIKFLKYIETDPYYNIQKSFYEKELIQYYIKKYEQSTSPMYGSNYRFLKKILKNYQIIHVLHIINDIYFSKFYPIVTLNLLQAVISFIDFKI; this is encoded by the coding sequence ATGAGAAGAAAAGATAAGACAAACACTTGCTTCTATTGTCTtaacataataaaagaaagatgtacttatattaataatttatggAGGACTTATAAAATGTGCATATCATGTAAAAACAACTTAAAGAGTTGTATTTGCTGTGAGaagaaaattatgaataataaaaatatttcatctCTTACTTCTTGTTGTGGATCAAGCAGAGAAAAATTATGTGAAGAATGTCGTAGCATTCCTTTAATTTGTTGTAACAAAAATgttgtaaatataatagGAGATATTCTATGCTTTCTTGATTTATATctacatataaatatatccgaagaatttattacattccaaaacatttatacttttaataaaatacaatataatgaaaaaaatcatatttatacatttcaACTTAATCATATGaaatacaataaaatagaaaGGTCTACATATATTACGCTTAACCATAGGGAAAAGAACAATAGGaaggaagaaaaaaaaatgggaaatatgaaatataatataaataataaaagaaaaaaaaaaagaactAACTTTTATTTAATGCATAAAAATGAGGAATCCcaaataaaagataatgTAACAATTTCtccaaaaataaaaacaaaaataaaaataaaaaatgtaaaaaagGTACATAAAGTAGAACAAACAAATCAAACAaatcatataaatcatataaaacatataaataaatcaGACAAAATCAACATTAACAACATAacaacaaataataatcaaaGAAAATacttttcttctttttttaaatcatttaaatcgttatatacaaaaaaaagaaacaatatatatatatccaatacagataaaaacatattaattccttcaatgaatataatagaagcagaaaaaaatgagatCATACAAAGcgataatattaataatgttaataatatacaagaaacatttttcataaacaataatataaaaacaaatacaGAAATAAGggaaaaaacaaataaagaaataatgaataaaacaaataaagaaataatgaataaaacaaataaagaaataatgaataaaacaaataaagaaataagtgaaaaaacaaataaagaaataagggaagaaacaaataaagaaataatgaataaaacaaataaagaaataatgaataaaacaaatatttctaaacaaacaaatatatcaaGTAATAATAACCAAACGTATGatacatttaataataatatacctATTCATAATACATCGAGAATCTCCAGATTCTATACCAACACATCGGCGGCATTCTTTGActatattaaaaaaataaggaaacaacaacaaaaatataaaaaaaatataaaaagaaataaaaaagataaaaacaacaaaaaaatagaaacaaaaaagaaaaaaagaaagttCATATTctatgaaaatattttattatctatatatgaaaaaaagaaagaacaaaaaataaaagataatgaaaaaaataatttgccaaataaaagaaacatggataaatataaattaaatttagttttatattttatggATAAACAAGATTTTAATGGAGTATATAGAAGATTATTACACAACGAGTTGATATATTgtgatataatatatcttaattatatactaaaaaaaaaatgtctCAATAAATATGGGAATGACAAATgtaatgattatatatataataatgatatatatagtaataatacACATAGTAGTAATACACATAGTAGTAATACACATAGTAATAATACACATAGTAGTAATACACATAGTAATAATACACATAGTAGTAATACACATAGTAGTAATACACATAGTAGTAATACAcataatagtaatatatataataattatatatataattataacacatatgatgataatatttgCGAAAAAATGGTTTCCTCCTGCGGATGTGTTACCGTGTcaggaaaaaaattatttaaattacatgaacaaaataaacGTATACacaattataaatataaaaacataaatttGAAGTATCTAAACATTTctaatgaaaatattaaattgaTTGATAATGTTTCTTTAACCAGTGTCATACCGAagatttctttttatttttatcttgCGCATGAATTAATGCACGGTTATATATGGCTCACCAAAATGGAAAGGTCacataattataaacatatatatatgatagtagagaaattatataataataattattttgaaGTACAAAATGAAATGCATTACAATgattatcataataataattccTCTTTCTATATATCAAGAGAATTAGAAGAAGcattatgtatatatgtttcgattaaatttttaaaatatatagaaacggatccatattataatatacaaaaatctttttatgaaaaagaactcatacaatattatattaaaaaatatgaacaaagCACATCGCCCATGTATGGTTCAAATTATAgattcttaaaaaaaattttgaaaaattatcaaataatacatgtcttacatattattaatgacatttatttttctaaatTCTATCCTATTGTAACTCTTAATCTGTTACAAGCAGTAATATCTTTCATAgattttaaaatatga